The Suncus etruscus isolate mSunEtr1 chromosome 14, mSunEtr1.pri.cur, whole genome shotgun sequence genome contains a region encoding:
- the ZNF507 gene encoding zinc finger protein 507, whose protein sequence is MEESSSVAMLVPDIEEQEAILTAETVISSSLEIDEQRKAKTDPLIHVIQKLSKIVEHEKSQKCLLIGKKRSRSSAMPRSHETQEIYEIPAKITQTSTANTRRAEMSHTNFVSDSFAQNDGKAMSYQCSLCKFLSSSFSVLKDHIKQHGHQNEVILMCSECHITSKSQEELEAHVVNDHENDAKSHFQSKVQQCISPSNSFCQRTTERNREAIPDISISVDSPRVHAVQTAPVAEMGRRKWYAYEQYGMYRCLFCSYTCGQQRMLKTHAWKHAGEVDCSYPIFENENEPLGLLDSSVTATSGGVDAVVISIGDNELSIHNGPSVQVQICSSEPLSSSPLEQSGVHLSQSVTLDPHEEEMLEVISDAEENLIADSLLSSAQKIISSSPNKKGHVNVIVERLPSAEETLSQKHFLINAELEEAKNMSLPEAPIKCEETDEIYHANKCTVDIGGLIIGWSNPEKKDSELINKGLATDENAPPGRRRTNSESLRLHSLAAEALVTMPIRAAELTRANLAHYGNINLLDPDTGQRQVDSTLAAYSKMMSPLKNSSDGLAGFNQSNSALVALPEGRQELSDGQVKTGISMSLLTVIEKLRERTDQNASDDDILKELQDNAQCQPNSDASLSGSNVVEYIPNTDRPYRCRLCHYASGNKGYIKQHLRVHRQRQPYQCPICEHIADNSKDLENHMIHHCKTRIYQCKQCEESFHYKSQLRNHEREQHSLPDSLSTATSNEPRITSDTTDGKCIQEGSKASVQKQYRCDVCDYTSTTYVGVRNHRRIHNSDKPYRCSLCGYVCSHPPSLKSHMWKHASDRNYNYEQVNKAINDAISQSGRLVGKSPGKTVLNSSEERADPVAGSTEHLVSSSELISQAPSEVVGTNENEKLSPTTNTSYNLEKNSSLAPPGMEYCVLLFCCCICGFESTSKENLLDHMKEHEGEIVNIILNKDHNTTLNTN, encoded by the exons ATGGAAGAAAGCAGCAGTGTTGCCATGTTGGTGCCAGATATTGAGGAACAGGAAGCTATATTAACTGCTGAAACAGTCATCAGTTCATCTTTGGAAATTGATGAACAAAGAAAAGCTAAAACAGATCCATTAATTCACGTTATCCAGAAATTGAGCAAGATAGTGGAACATGAAAAgtcacaaaaatgtcttttaattgggAAAAAACGCTCACGTTCAAGTGCTATGCCACGGTCTCATGAAACTCAAGAAATTTATGAGATTCCAGCTAAAATAACTCAGACATCAACTGCTAATACAAGAAGGGCCGAGATGTCACACACAAATTTTGTCTCTGACTCTTTTGCCCAGAATGATGGGAAGGCTATGTCTTACCAGTGTAGCCTTTGTAAGTTTTTGTCTTCCTCTTTTTCTGTATTAAAAGATCATATTAAGCAGCATGGGCACCAGAATGAAGTGATACTCATGTGCTCAGAGTGCCATATTACATCTAAGAGCCAAGAGGAACTTGAAGCTCACGTGGTTAATGACCATGAAAATGATGCCAAGAGTCACTTTCAGTCAAAAGTTCAGCAGTGCATAAGTCCCTCCAACTCCTTTTGTCAAAGAACTACAGAGAGAAACCGTGAAGCCATTCCTGATATCTCAATAAGTGTGGACAGTCCACGGGTTCATGCTGTTCAAACTGCACCTGTGGCAGAAATGGGCAGGAGGAAATGGTACGCTTATGAACAGTATGGCATGTATCGGTGCTTATTTTGCAGCTACACCTGTGGCCAGCAGAGAATGCTAAAAACACATGCATGGAAACATGCTGGGGAGGTTGATTGCTCCTATCCGATCTTTGAGAATGAAAATGAGCCCCTAGGCTTACTAGACTCTTCAGTGACTGCTACATCTGGTGGAGTTGATGCAGTAGTCATTTCTATTGGAGACAATGAACTGAGTATCCATAATGGGCCCTCAGTTCAGGTGCAGATTTGCAGCTCAGAACCGTTGTCTTCATCTCCTTTAGAGCAGAGCGGAGTTCATCTAAGTCAGTCTGTTACCTTAGACCCTCATGAGGAAGAAATGCTAGAGGTGATTTCTGATGCAGAGGAGAATCTGATTGCTGATAGCCTACTTTCATCTGCACAGAAAATCATTAGCAGTAGCCCAAATAAAAAGGGTCATGTTAATGTGATTGTAGAACGTCTACCGAGTGCTGAGGAAACTCTTTCACAGAAACATTTTCTCATAAATGCTGAACTTGAAGAGGCAAAAAACATGAGCCTTCCCGAAGCCCCAATCAAATGTGAAGAAACAGATGAAATTTATCATGCTAACAAATGTACCGTTGACATTGGGGGGCTGATCATAGGTTGGAGCAATCCAGAGAAGAAAGACAGTGAGCTAATAAATAAAGGACTAGCTACTGATGAGAATGCCCCTCCAGGCCGAAGAAGGACCAATTCTGAGTCTCTTAGACTACACTCCTTAGCTGCAGAAGCCTTGGTCACAATGCCTATCAGAGCTGCAGAACTAACAAGAGCCAACCTTGCACACTATGGAAATATTAATCTTTTAGATCCAGATACTGGACAAAGGCAAGTAGATAGTACATTGGCAGCCTATTCTAAAATGATGTCACCACTTAAAAATTCTTCAGACGGATTAGCAGGTTTTAACCAAAGCAACTCTGCCTTAGTAGCGCTCCCAGAGGGTAGGCAGGAATTATCAGATGGGCAAGTTAAGACAGGTATTAGCATGTCCTTACTTACTGTCATTGAGAAATTGAGGGAAAGGACTGACCAGAATGCTTCAGATGACGACATTTTGAAAGAGTTGCAGGATAATGCACAATGCCAGCCCAACAGTGATGCCAGTTTGTCGGGAAGCAATGTGGTGGAATACATCCCTAATACTGACCGGCCCTACCGTTGCCGCTTATGTCACTATGCGAGTGGTAACAAGGGCTACATTAAGCAACACTTGCGAGTTCATCGACAGAGACAACCGTATCAGTGTCCTATATGCGAGCACATAGCTGACAATAGCAAAGATTTGGAGAATCATATGATCCACCACTGTAAAACAAGAATATACCAATGCAAGCAGTGTGAAGAATCTTTCCATTATAAG AGTCAGCTGAGGAATCATGAACGAGAACAACACAGTCTTCCAGATTCCTTGTCAACAGCAACTTCTAATGAGCCAAGAATTACCAGTGACACAACTGATGGAAAATGTATTCAGGAAG GGAGTAAGGCTTCAGTCCAGAAACAGTATAGATGTGATGTGTGTGATTATACAAGTACAACATACGTTGGTGTCAGAAACCACAGACGGATCCATAACTCTGATAAGCCATACAG ATGTTCTTTGTGTGGATATGTGTGTAGCCATCCTCCTTCTTTGAAGTCTCACATGTGGAAGCATGCAAGTGACCGGAATTATAACTATGAACAAGTAAATAAGGCTATTAACGATGCAATTTCACAAAGTGGCAG ACTTGTGGGGAAATCCCCTGGGAAGACTGTATTAAACAGCAGCGAAGAAAGAGCTGATCCTGTTGCTGGAAGTACAGAACACTTGGTGTCATCTTCCGAGCTGATTTCCCAGGCTCCTAGTGAAGTTGTAGGTACCAATGAGAATGAGAAACTGAGCCCTACAACTAATACCTCATATAACTTAGAAAAAAACTCCAGTCTGGCCCCTCCTGGGATGGAGTATTGTGTTTTACTCTTCTGTTGTTGTATTTGTGGTTTTGAATCTACCAGCAAAGAAAATCTTTTGGATCATATGAAAGAGCATGAGGGTGAAATTGTAAACATCATTCTAAATAAGGACCACAACACAACTTTAAACACAAATTAG